The Oncorhynchus mykiss isolate Arlee chromosome 14, USDA_OmykA_1.1, whole genome shotgun sequence genome segment gcagcaaagaagccacttctctccaggaaaaataaTCAAGGACAGACTgttattctgcaaaaggtacagggattggactgctgaggactggggtaaagtcattctctctgatgaatcccctttccgattgtttggggcatccggaaaaaagcttgtccggagaagacaaggtgagcgctaccatcagtcctgtgtcatgccaacagtaaagcatcctgagaccattcatgtgtggggttgcttctcagccaaggaagtgggctcactcacaattttgcctaagaacacagccatgaataaagaacggtaccaacacatcctccgacagcaacttctcccaaccatccaggaacagtttggtgacaaataacgccttttccagcatgatggagcaccttgccataaagcaaaagtgataactaagtggctcggggaacaaaacatcgatattttgggtccatggccaggaaactccccagaccttaatcccattgagaacttgtggtcaatcctcaagaggcgggtggacaaacaaaaacccacaaattctgacaaactccaagcattgattatgcaagaatgggctgccatcagtcaggatgtggcccagaagttaattgacagcatccCAGggaggattgcagaggtcttgaaaaagaagggtcaacactgcaaatattgactctttgcattaattaacttaatgtaattgtcaataaaagccctttgacacttatgattgtaatgcttgtaattatacttcagtattccatagtaacatctgacaaaaatatctaaagacactgaagcagcaaactttgtgaaaattaatatttgtgtcattcttataacttttggccacgactgtatacttAAGTGTTTgtacatattatgaggcatgttttaccttgcttcaaagtagcctaggcaAAATCCCACCATATCAGTGGAGGCAATAACTTAATAAAGACTTCCATAtgtcattgaaaccagtagtctatttctctcatgttctactggttttcaactttctttcattgttcAGTAGCTAAATGCACTTTCATCTGTCTCCTACTGCCTTGAACGCATTTTTGTGCTAATAATAATTATTAATAAATAATAGTTTATCTACATTTTAACTAAATGTTGTGATTTGTTACATCAAACTcattactttttaaaatgtttctttATGTAGCCTAGGACAGAGGACAGACTCACTACCGAGGAAGAGCTACACACTTCAGCAtacggcggtcccgttctgtgagcttgtgtggcctaccacttcacggctgagccgttgttgctctgagatgcttccacttcacaataacagcagttacagttgactggggcagctctagcaagacagaaatttgacaaactgacttgttggaaaggtggtatcctatgacagTACCACGTTGACAATTACTGAGGTCTTCAGTGCCAATGTTTGTCCATTGagaatgcatggctgtgtgcaaaatttaatacacctgtcagcaacgggtattGCTGAAATAGCTGAcgccactaatttgaaggggtgtccacatacgtttgtatatacagtacagtgtactTCCCctcattttttcaactggtactgggggaccttcagatgagtcttgtgaggcctgttggcaaaacaaccaacatgtacgtgttcgtgagagtctcacctttccacagaggggtcatattagtatgAGTCCTAAGATGCTTGTGGGGGCCGGAGATGCCATTCGGACTCTACAGACAATTTTGTGAGAAGATACATTttccagatgtctcatggtctgacaaacaccgctctagctctgtcaacTTTCAATGCAGATGCGGAAGTGCAACATCCCAGGATGCGGTGGACTGAGACGCATCCAAggcaaaaaaacatatttctagCTTAAATGTACCGATTTTTAtaggatttttgtattatgctaattgaATTTCCTTAATTCTCAACTTAATTGAGCgaacaacagtaggcctatagttTATTGGCACCAGCGGAGTGCATCTGCCACATTCCCAATGAGTGTGCACTGAGCATATTCACTCTTTTTCATTGTTGGCTCAGTGCCACTTATAAGTTTGTTTCGGGACAATCATTTCCTCCTCCAGTGGACGTCGTTTTCTATTTGTGTCTCCCCTTCTCGTAGGCCTATAATATGGACAGTGTCGTTTTCATAtgtctgtttgtcagtgtcagcagagtaggctacccTGTCATTTCTCACattaaaaaagattctgctaaCATCTCCAgtaatataaagtgtagtagaattgaATGAAATGAGTTTATAAAAGGCCACATTTTTCCTCTTGCAAAGAAAGAAGAAATGTATctgatatagcctatagcctaggCCTCTTCGGCTATACTGGTTCAGCCATGCACTGAGCAGTCTTTTTAGCAAACAGTGATTgagttacagtatattactagcctaaattatgactaaccaatctactcatcacattacAAATAGTAGGCTATCTTACAGTAGTCTGCAAATGGCTGGAAATGTGATGATGCATGGAATGCTTCATTATAAAGGTCCGTTTTCATGGTGAAAATTAGCTTCCCCAAACTTCAATTAGAGTTGTTAGCATAATAACAGTCATTTTTATATAATGCAATACTTTATTTGACCATATTGTTATTGTCTTCATTTATAGTAATAGCAGTTTGTATTGTTGGTGGTAGATAGGCAGTAGCAGTAAAAATGTAATTTCTGTTTGTCAATGGCACGCTTGCTATGAGTTTTAACTGCAGCCTGTTGTAATGTCGCTTAGATGTCAACAGTTTCCCTTTAAAATCAGACGCTAGTGAGCGGTGCTGTTGCTATCTTTAGCACCATTCTATTTTCagagcaggcagagaggcagcaATACAACTCTACACACTCCTAGCACACCTTGAAATATCATCAAGCCTGGGGAAAACCTTGTTAGTCCTAGCCTGTGTCACTTTGCCATAGTGTATTGTCACCAGGAACAAGTTTGAGGTAGAGGAACCTCAGAATGAGATGGAGGCCTCCAGAAGCCAGGGACTCGAAAGAGCTGCCGAAGCCCAAAGTGAGAGCCCCAAGCTGGGGGAGGGAGCGCAGCAGGCAGGCTCTCTGAGGGTAAGGTTGGAAGGGAGCGTTTTAACTGTGGACCGGGCTTTGCTGGAGCAGTGCAGCGAGTACTTCCGCGCCCTCTTCCGGTCTGGCATGAGGGAGAGCCAGGAGGATGAGCTGCATCTGAAAGGAGGAGTGCATGCACGGGGTTTCCTGATTGCTTTGGCAGTGTCCAGGGGCGAGAAACTTTCTCTACAGGACCCGGAAGAACTAATGGAGGCCGTGGAATGTGCTGCCTTTCTCCAGGTGGCGTCACTGTCCCAGCATCTCTGCGATATCATTGACTCTGACAACTGCCTCCTGCTCTACCACGCAGCGGCCATCTTTGGTCTACCCAACCTGTTccactgtgctgccctgttccTCTGCGACGCCTATAGTGACCTGAAGGGGGAGGCAACAAGCACTCTACCTGAGGAGTTGGTACTGTATGCAGAGTCTTTGTCGCCAGCATCTTTCGTCGCTTTGGGAACCCACTCACCCTCTATGGAGCTGCTGAAGGACTCCTTTAGGACTGTGTGTTACCTGGACgaggtggagggagagtggaggcaCCTAACAGACCTCCCCACCCACGCCAGCACCTCCATGGCGGGCATCGCCGTCCTGGACAACCGGCTGTATGTGGTGGGGGGTATTTACGGCTATGGCAAAGGCACGGTGGACGGCGGCTTCTGCTACGACCCAGGGACGAGTACGTGGAGCGTGCTTCCTGGACCCCAACAGCCCCGTGCCGACTTCACCCTTCTGGGGCACGAGGGGAAGTTGTACGCCATCGGCGGTGAGCACCAGAAAATAATAATGTCCTCTGCCGAGGCTTATGATGTAGCCACAGGAGAATGGGCGTTTGTGCAGTCCGCACCACGGCCTGTGGCAGCTGTGGCATGTGCCATCGCACGAAGGCGGATGTTTGTGTGTTTCTGGAGGCCGCCAGACACCACGGATATCTACGAGTACATCCCGGCGAAGGACGAGTGGATGTTAGCCACCACGATGATAAGGCCACAGAGCTACGGACACTGTATGGTGGCCCACAGGGACAATTTGTATGTGATGCGCAATGGGCCCTCGGACGACTTCCTACGCTGCCTCATGGACCGTTACAACATCACCACGGGACAGTGGACCACTATACCAGGAAGTTACATCAACACTAAGGGAGCACTGTTTACCGCCATGGTCAGGGGTGACTCTGTGTTCACGGTCAAACACATGCTAACTCTGGAGTATACCATTGCTGGGGACACATGGAAACCCCGTAGGGAGACGAAAAAAGGCTTTCCCAAGAGTGGCTCACTATGGACATGCTTACTGAGGCTTCCCAAGGCTGGCCTATAATGGTGTACACTGATAGAGCTGTACTACGGTGCTTGGTTGTTATATGGTGTCAGAAATAAACAGTAACACGGACCAGTTAAACCCCAGGAGGCAGATGGAGGAAAAACGACAGAGATGAAAGAATTAAGCAATTTGTAGAAAACCTCTTAGAACCCAGAAATacccttgtttttttttatgagaGAAAACAAGCATAGAATATTGTACTAGAAAACAAGTATAGAATATTGTACTAGAAAACAAGTATAGAATATTGTACTAGAAAACAAGTATAGAATATTGTACTAGAAAACAAGTATAGAATGTTGTGCTCAAAAGTATGCAAATTAAACAGAAAATTAATAGAATTAATTCAGTCTAGTCAAATTACAAATCATAACCACAGGTGCTGCATCTGTATGAATATGCAGTATATTACAGCAATATTCCATCAGTGTTTCTCTGCacagtgcgcacacacacacacacacacacacacattcactcactccATGGAGGCTATCCAGCCACCAAAACAGCTCCAAAACCAcagcagcagcaactgttgctaATCAGAAAccgtgttctgtgtgtgtgtgtgtgtgtgtgtgtgtgtgtgtgtgtctgtctgtctgggagtcTTATATAACAGGAGCCAAACAGCAGGAATGTATTACCTCTACACGTCAACAGACACGTCACCTAACCTCAGACAGACATACCTGCAACTGTACATGTCCCCtctacgcgcgcacacacacacacacacacacacacacacacacacacacacacacacacacacacacacagaactctCAACAGACAATGTTCAAAGCTTCAAAATCTCCCTTATAAAGCGTGGTTATCAGTCGTGGTTTCATCAACATACACctccacaccagtggaggctcctcagaggaggaagaggaggaccatcctcctcagagaTTTTCagaaaaagaaaaatagaaaaacacATCCTTTAAACTATcta includes the following:
- the LOC110488812 gene encoding kelch repeat and BTB domain-containing protein 13; this encodes MEASRSQGLERAAEAQSESPKLGEGAQQAGSLRVRLEGSVLTVDRALLEQCSEYFRALFRSGMRESQEDELHLKGGVHARGFLIALAVSRGEKLSLQDPEELMEAVECAAFLQVASLSQHLCDIIDSDNCLLLYHAAAIFGLPNLFHCAALFLCDAYSDLKGEATSTLPEELVLYAESLSPASFVALGTHSPSMELLKDSFRTVCYLDEVEGEWRHLTDLPTHASTSMAGIAVLDNRLYVVGGIYGYGKGTVDGGFCYDPGTSTWSVLPGPQQPRADFTLLGHEGKLYAIGGEHQKIIMSSAEAYDVATGEWAFVQSAPRPVAAVACAIARRRMFVCFWRPPDTTDIYEYIPAKDEWMLATTMIRPQSYGHCMVAHRDNLYVMRNGPSDDFLRCLMDRYNITTGQWTTIPGSYINTKGALFTAMVRGDSVFTVKHMLTLEYTIAGDTWKPRRETKKGFPKSGSLWTCLLRLPKAGL